The following coding sequences are from one Musa acuminata AAA Group cultivar baxijiao chromosome BXJ1-6, Cavendish_Baxijiao_AAA, whole genome shotgun sequence window:
- the LOC135584967 gene encoding uncharacterized protein LOC135584967 isoform X2, which yields MMGEVLLGLPGPWAEDYCEKADHYTTKIGGLPDWPIPEVDISRELLHCSLCGGRLSLVAQVYAPISLPKLNIEDRAIYILGCLALNCGTDPRSWRALRIQKYHEEMKPSLTSSNAVSLEKESVPAPRVNSWLEDNMLGNESSKVNDESDSDTEMEDLARALSEAAALASSSKKQNGHKNTDASARGTVANPRVEDTGVPVLPCFYIYSQKVESSGDMDAVCSGYMSLSLKNHCASPDTEDEEQWERETYEYDRALGADRTYLKFKKQMDAHPEQCLRVAVRSKSQQRVAVGKLLRRLSSFRMIKLLFLRSKNQTAYPVCLFL from the exons ATGATGGGAGAAGTCCTTCTTGGCTTGCCGGGGCCGTGGGCGGAGGATTACTGCGAGAAGGCTGATCATTACACGACAAAGATTGGGGGATTGCCG GATTGGCCCATCCCAGAAGTGGATATTAGCCGTGAGCTTCTTCACTGTAGTCTATGTGGAGGGAGGCTCTCACTTGTGGCACAG GTTTATGCTCCTATTTCGTTGCCAAAACTGAACATAGAGGATCGTGCAATATATATTCTCGGTTGCCTGGCCCTGAATTGTGGTACTGACCCTCGAAG CTGGCGAGCTCTTCGAATTCAGAAGTACCATGAGGAGATGAAACCGAGTCTTACTTCTTCAAATGCTGTCTCATTGGAAAAAGAATCTGTTCCTGCTCCGAGAGTTAACAGCTGGTTGGAGGACAACATGTTGGGTAATGAGTCCAGCAAAGTCAACGACGAGAGTGACAGTGACACAGAAATGGAGGACTTAGCACGGGCTCTTTCGGAAGCTGCTGCTCTAGCCTCGAGTTCGAAGAAACAAAATGGCCACAAGAACACGGATGCATCTGCCAGAGGTACAGTAGCGAACCCTAGAGTGGAAGACACCGGTGTGCCAG TTCTCCCTTGTTTCTATATCTATTCCCAAAAGGTCGAGTCCTCTGGTGATATGGATGCTGTTTGTTCTGGTTACATGTCACTTTCTCTCAAAAACCATTGTGCTTCTCCTGATACTGAGGATGAAGAACAATGGGAAAGAGAAACTTATGAGTATGATAGAGCTTTAGGTGCCGATAGAACTTATTTGAAGTTCAAGAAACAGATGGATGCACACCCAGAGCAGTGCCTCAG agTTGCTGTTCGTTCAAAGAGTCAACAGAGAGTTGCTGTTGGGAAGTTGCTGAGGAGGCTATCATCATTCAGGAtgattaaattattatttctGCGGTCCAAAAATCAGACTGCATATCCAGTGTGCTTGTTTTTGTGA
- the LOC135584967 gene encoding uncharacterized protein LOC135584967 isoform X1: MMGEVLLGLPGPWAEDYCEKADHYTTKIGGLPDWPIPEVDISRELLHCSLCGGRLSLVAQVYAPISLPKLNIEDRAIYILGCLALNCGTDPRSWRALRIQKYHEEMKPSLTSSNAVSLEKESVPAPRVNSWLEDNMLGNESSKVNDESDSDTEMEDLARALSEAAALASSSKKQNGHKNTDASARGTVANPRVEDTGVPVLPCFYIYSQKVESSGDMDAVCSGYMSLSLKNHCASPDTEDEEQWERETYEYDRALGADRTYLKFKKQMDAHPEQCLRYSYGGNPLFAKTKLAKPDICKRCGSSCIYEMQLMSPLLYFLQQAVDGSSACSADGWSWITLIVYTCSRSCCSFKESTESCCWEVAEEAIIIQDD; encoded by the exons ATGATGGGAGAAGTCCTTCTTGGCTTGCCGGGGCCGTGGGCGGAGGATTACTGCGAGAAGGCTGATCATTACACGACAAAGATTGGGGGATTGCCG GATTGGCCCATCCCAGAAGTGGATATTAGCCGTGAGCTTCTTCACTGTAGTCTATGTGGAGGGAGGCTCTCACTTGTGGCACAG GTTTATGCTCCTATTTCGTTGCCAAAACTGAACATAGAGGATCGTGCAATATATATTCTCGGTTGCCTGGCCCTGAATTGTGGTACTGACCCTCGAAG CTGGCGAGCTCTTCGAATTCAGAAGTACCATGAGGAGATGAAACCGAGTCTTACTTCTTCAAATGCTGTCTCATTGGAAAAAGAATCTGTTCCTGCTCCGAGAGTTAACAGCTGGTTGGAGGACAACATGTTGGGTAATGAGTCCAGCAAAGTCAACGACGAGAGTGACAGTGACACAGAAATGGAGGACTTAGCACGGGCTCTTTCGGAAGCTGCTGCTCTAGCCTCGAGTTCGAAGAAACAAAATGGCCACAAGAACACGGATGCATCTGCCAGAGGTACAGTAGCGAACCCTAGAGTGGAAGACACCGGTGTGCCAG TTCTCCCTTGTTTCTATATCTATTCCCAAAAGGTCGAGTCCTCTGGTGATATGGATGCTGTTTGTTCTGGTTACATGTCACTTTCTCTCAAAAACCATTGTGCTTCTCCTGATACTGAGGATGAAGAACAATGGGAAAGAGAAACTTATGAGTATGATAGAGCTTTAGGTGCCGATAGAACTTATTTGAAGTTCAAGAAACAGATGGATGCACACCCAGAGCAGTGCCTCAG GTATTCCTATGGTGGTAATCCTCTTTTTGCTAAAACTAAGTTAGCGAAACCTGACATTTGCAAGCGATGTGGCTCGTCATGCATATATGAGATGCAGTTGATGTCCCCCCTATTATATTTTCTGCAGCAAGCTGTTGATGGTTCATCAGCTTGTTCAGCAGATGGCTGGAGTTGGATAACTCTGATTGTATATACCTGTTCCAGG agTTGCTGTTCGTTCAAAGAGTCAACAGAGAGTTGCTGTTGGGAAGTTGCTGAGGAGGCTATCATCATTCAGGAtgattaa